A region from the Acidimicrobiales bacterium genome encodes:
- a CDS encoding integrin alpha — protein MSGVSGGSAAGGARRASRRISRIGACSLLLALGCLAVPDGLTPALGQTPALRLAENYEVQRINSPTPAQGGQLGWLGIANGGDLDGDGKDDLLVPQYNGPGAIHLISGATGAVIRTLTLPDPSALGTTSGNFVYPAKLADLGSCAGGQVSQTCAQNPIGAADGVPEIVVGAYGVDLEAPDLGRAYVFDGATGAVLKRVQMPPADRASEAAQFPGGKGFGFGRGVVSPASPFPADAPTAVKIGDLDGGGVGDFLVGNPTFYELGPATNPSCDPGPCPGSGRVYAYRGEDIAGTDPNQVLETPFEIMRNPMSQSGEPHDRFGHAILPIGDVGRCTTDPGAGATCPEDDRTTTRDGRPDFVVAQHRAEFPPGFPDSGVVWLHDGRSGAVLNMYPHPEPQVGSQFGYTVGSMSTAIGDVGNTVAPDILVAAVGQGVQFTHQGRAYILNGNYLAAGSGITLGRLDDPTPHRGENFGAPFAGVGDVAGDPRNEVLIGNAGPWQTGDIDNQFLSDVHVFSPASETVVKTFADPDQRLNSGFGQGVAQLGDVNGDGFMDFAFTSGFFTDTVFREGRLYIFRSTTASTTTTTSVTSTTTTTGTSSTSPTTTPAPVEPRDGYALAADDGGVFSFGDAGFFGSTGALRLAKPIVDIEYTPSGRGYWLVASDGGVFAFGDARFLGSTGAMTLAQPVVGMAATPSGNGYWLVAADGGVFAFGDAVFRGSTGGMRLARPVVDIERSASGAGYWLVGSDGGIFAFGDAVFHGSTGATRLVQPIVGMSRTRSGGYHLVAADGGVFAFGGAVFHGSTGGIRLASPIVAMAEVSDGSGYWLCAGDGGVFAFGNARFRGSMGSRPLNRPVVGCSAAAA, from the coding sequence TTGTCCGGCGTTAGCGGCGGAAGCGCGGCGGGCGGTGCCCGTCGCGCTTCTCGGCGGATCTCACGCATCGGCGCCTGCTCCCTCCTGCTCGCCCTCGGCTGTCTTGCCGTCCCCGACGGGCTGACGCCCGCCCTCGGCCAGACGCCGGCGCTGCGACTGGCGGAGAACTACGAGGTGCAGAGGATCAACAGCCCCACGCCCGCGCAAGGAGGCCAGCTGGGTTGGCTCGGCATCGCGAACGGGGGCGACCTCGACGGTGACGGCAAGGACGATCTCCTGGTCCCCCAGTACAACGGGCCGGGCGCCATCCATCTCATCAGCGGTGCCACCGGGGCCGTGATCCGGACGCTGACCCTCCCGGATCCGTCCGCCCTCGGCACGACGAGCGGCAACTTCGTGTATCCCGCCAAGCTGGCGGATCTCGGCTCTTGCGCCGGCGGGCAGGTGAGCCAGACGTGCGCCCAGAACCCGATCGGAGCAGCCGACGGCGTCCCCGAGATCGTGGTCGGCGCCTACGGCGTCGACCTCGAGGCGCCCGATCTCGGGCGTGCCTACGTCTTCGACGGCGCCACCGGTGCGGTGCTGAAGCGCGTGCAGATGCCGCCAGCCGACCGTGCGTCCGAGGCGGCCCAGTTCCCCGGCGGCAAGGGGTTCGGCTTCGGACGCGGCGTGGTCTCGCCCGCCAGCCCCTTCCCCGCCGACGCGCCCACCGCGGTCAAGATCGGCGACCTCGACGGGGGCGGCGTCGGCGACTTCCTCGTCGGCAACCCGACCTTCTACGAGCTGGGCCCGGCCACCAACCCGTCGTGCGACCCCGGGCCCTGTCCAGGATCGGGCCGGGTGTACGCCTACCGGGGCGAGGACATCGCCGGCACGGATCCGAACCAGGTGCTGGAGACCCCGTTCGAGATCATGAGGAACCCGATGTCGCAGAGCGGCGAGCCGCACGACCGGTTCGGCCATGCCATCCTGCCCATCGGCGACGTGGGACGGTGCACCACCGACCCCGGCGCGGGCGCAACCTGCCCGGAGGACGACCGCACCACCACGCGCGATGGCCGCCCCGACTTCGTCGTCGCGCAGCACCGCGCCGAGTTCCCGCCCGGGTTCCCCGACTCCGGCGTGGTGTGGCTCCACGACGGCCGCAGCGGCGCCGTCCTCAACATGTACCCCCATCCGGAGCCGCAGGTCGGCTCGCAGTTCGGCTACACGGTCGGCAGCATGTCCACCGCCATCGGGGACGTCGGGAACACCGTGGCGCCCGACATCCTGGTCGCCGCGGTCGGCCAGGGCGTCCAGTTCACCCACCAGGGCCGCGCCTACATCCTGAACGGCAACTACCTGGCGGCCGGGAGCGGGATCACCCTGGGCCGCCTCGACGACCCGACGCCGCACCGGGGCGAGAACTTCGGTGCGCCGTTCGCCGGCGTGGGCGACGTGGCCGGCGACCCCCGCAACGAGGTGCTCATCGGCAACGCCGGGCCATGGCAGACCGGCGACATCGACAACCAGTTCCTGTCCGACGTCCACGTTTTCAGTCCCGCCAGCGAGACGGTGGTGAAGACGTTCGCCGACCCGGACCAGCGGCTCAACAGCGGGTTCGGGCAAGGGGTGGCGCAGCTCGGCGACGTCAACGGTGACGGGTTCATGGACTTCGCGTTCACTTCCGGCTTCTTCACGGACACGGTGTTCCGCGAGGGGCGGCTCTACATCTTCCGCAGCACCACGGCCAGCACGACCACGACGACGTCCGTGACCTCCACGACGACCACGACGGGCACGTCCTCAACGTCGCCGACGACAACGCCGGCCCCCGTCGAGCCGCGAGATGGCTACGCCCTGGCCGCGGACGACGGTGGCGTCTTCAGCTTCGGGGACGCCGGGTTCTTCGGGTCCACGGGAGCACTGCGGCTCGCCAAGCCGATCGTCGACATCGAGTACACCCCTAGCGGACGCGGGTACTGGCTGGTCGCGTCCGACGGCGGCGTGTTCGCCTTCGGCGACGCGCGCTTCCTCGGGTCGACGGGGGCAATGACGCTCGCCCAGCCGGTCGTGGGGATGGCTGCGACGCCGTCGGGCAACGGGTACTGGCTGGTCGCCGCCGACGGCGGGGTCTTCGCCTTCGGTGACGCCGTGTTCCGCGGCTCGACGGGCGGGATGCGCCTGGCGCGCCCGGTCGTCGACATCGAGCGCTCGGCCTCCGGCGCCGGTTACTGGCTGGTGGGCTCGGACGGCGGGATCTTCGCCTTCGGGGACGCGGTCTTCCACGGCTCGACCGGCGCCACGAGGTTGGTGCAGCCGATCGTGGGGATGAGCCGCACGCGGAGCGGCGGGTACCACCTCGTGGCCGCCGACGGCGGCGTGTTCGCTTTCGGTGGCGCCGTCTTCCACGGCTCCACGGGCGGCATCCGCCTCGCCTCGCCGATCGTCGCCATGGCGGAGGTGAGCGACGGGTCGGGGTACTGGCTCTGCGCCGGGGACGGTGGCGTCTTCGCCTTCGGGAACGCCCGGTTCCGCGGCTCCATGGGGAGCCGCCCGCTCAATCGTCCGGTTGTCGGCTGTTCGGCGGCGGCTGCGTAG
- a CDS encoding sialidase family protein, giving the protein MTEVRSLPPHRQSRRARRRERRRAGLTIRPAPARRSEAPASLRHLRTLLGLGLLAAAAGLVVIDLSLPEERAAVVGTVAGVNAGAGDPRDIAAHNSPVLARNPVDTANLVVANRIDTPRFSCALHTSFDAGATWTTPRLPFPEGEEDPPRCYVPTATFEPGGTLHVAFSTLAGPGNRPNAVWLVSSADGGRSFSPPARLLGPLAFQPQIVADDRRPGRLYLTWLQADDVVNLGFARTGNPINVMRTDDGGRTWGAPVRVSDADRLRAVAPTAVVGRDGELFVAYLDLGDDRLDYGGAHAGRGGEPYQGSWTLVLARSLDGGDSWQEAEVDDHVTPTERILVFLPPFPALAVDRASGRLYLAVADGRLGDADVWLWTSSDRGQTFGVARRVNDTAERDGTAQYLPAVGVAPGGRVDVVYYDRRRDGRDRFNHVSLQSSYDRGRRFGGHVRLSATQFDSRIGFGSALGMPDLGSRLAVTSARRRALAVWADTTSGSEASGKQDLSRAVVALSRPAGGRGQVRTAAAASAGAGVVVLLWAASGKRRPRARRRPERAR; this is encoded by the coding sequence GTGACCGAGGTCCGCAGCCTCCCTCCCCACCGGCAGAGCCGGCGGGCACGGCGGCGGGAGCGCCGCCGGGCCGGTCTCACGATCCGACCGGCGCCGGCGAGGCGCAGCGAGGCGCCGGCGTCGCTGCGCCACCTCCGGACGCTCCTCGGTCTCGGACTCCTCGCCGCCGCCGCCGGGCTGGTGGTGATCGACCTCTCGCTCCCAGAGGAGCGCGCCGCAGTGGTCGGGACGGTCGCCGGTGTCAACGCCGGTGCCGGCGATCCCCGCGACATCGCCGCCCACAACTCGCCGGTCCTGGCCAGGAACCCCGTCGACACCGCGAACCTGGTCGTGGCGAACCGCATCGACACGCCACGCTTCTCCTGTGCCCTCCACACCTCCTTCGATGCCGGCGCGACGTGGACGACTCCCCGCTTGCCCTTCCCGGAGGGCGAGGAGGACCCGCCCCGCTGCTACGTCCCCACGGCGACCTTCGAGCCGGGCGGGACGCTCCACGTGGCGTTCAGCACCCTGGCCGGTCCGGGGAACCGCCCGAACGCCGTCTGGCTCGTCTCTTCCGCCGACGGCGGCCGGTCCTTCTCGCCCCCCGCCAGGCTGCTGGGCCCCCTGGCGTTCCAGCCCCAGATCGTCGCCGATGACCGGCGGCCCGGCCGCCTGTACCTGACGTGGCTGCAGGCCGACGACGTGGTGAACCTCGGGTTCGCGCGTACGGGCAACCCCATCAACGTCATGCGCACCGACGACGGCGGTCGCACGTGGGGCGCGCCGGTACGGGTGAGCGACGCCGACCGGCTGCGGGCCGTCGCGCCCACCGCCGTCGTCGGGCGCGACGGCGAGCTGTTCGTCGCCTACCTCGACCTCGGCGACGACCGGCTCGACTACGGGGGGGCCCACGCCGGGAGGGGCGGGGAGCCGTACCAGGGGTCCTGGACGCTCGTCCTTGCCCGGTCCCTCGACGGGGGTGACTCGTGGCAGGAAGCCGAGGTGGACGACCACGTCACCCCGACCGAGCGCATCCTCGTGTTCCTGCCGCCGTTCCCGGCCCTGGCCGTCGACCGGGCCAGCGGGCGCCTCTACCTCGCCGTCGCCGACGGACGGCTCGGCGACGCCGACGTGTGGTTGTGGACCTCGTCGGACAGGGGGCAGACCTTCGGCGTCGCGCGCCGGGTCAATGACACCGCCGAGCGGGACGGGACGGCGCAGTACCTCCCCGCCGTGGGCGTGGCGCCGGGCGGCCGCGTCGACGTCGTCTACTACGACCGCCGGCGGGACGGGCGAGACCGGTTCAACCACGTCTCCCTCCAGTCGTCGTACGACCGGGGGCGGCGCTTCGGCGGCCACGTGCGGCTCTCTGCTACGCAGTTCGACTCCCGGATCGGGTTCGGGAGCGCCCTCGGGATGCCGGACCTCGGCAGCCGTCTCGCCGTCACATCGGCACGCCGGCGCGCCTTGGCCGTCTGGGCGGACACCACGTCGGGCAGCGAGGCGTCGGGCAAGCAGGACCTCTCCCGGGCCGTCGTCGCCCTGTCCCGGCCCGCCGGGGGGCGGGGACAGGTCCGCACGGCCGCCGCCGCGTCCGCCGGCGCCGGAGTCGTGGTGCTCCTCTGGGCAGCGAGCGGGAAGCGTCGTCCTCGCGCACGGCGGCGGCCGGAGCGGGCCCGCTGA
- a CDS encoding AAA family ATPase: MARQRKPTFARARRPRAGLWAALAIGVLLGAYVAVLANTRPDVDGDRLRFDSFVDLVTEERITTATILDQDAFVVGDYVRDDGTAGQYNTPYLRDSRERLLGILLDNGVPTTIEQQFAKSLLYPATLLLPALIVVVVFVYLIVSYSRGSGLFAIRSGARRLGSQSATARFSDVAGQDDAIAELREIRDFLAEPGRYAALGAAVPKGILLFGPPGCGKTLLARAVAGEAGAAFYSISGSDFVELYVGVGAARVRELFREARESAPAIVFIDELDSVGRRRGGAPGSGEEQEQALNQILSEMDGFSVADGVIVIAATNRPDVLDPALLRPGRFDRTIGLDRPDQGGRLTILELHARGKPLDASVDLDTVARRSVGLNGADLASVMNEGALLAARAGRSAIVQDDLDEALRRILDAPERQRRLSMRSRGFGRVDGRGDRVTFADVAGVEEVLDELAEVSAYLTEPERYIAIGARPPRGFLLVGPPGCGKTLLARALASEANAAFFSVAATEFVEVFVGEGAGRVRDLFAEARALAPSIVFLDEIDAIGARRGVSEGQREREQTLNQILVELDGFEARTGVIVIAASNRPEILDPALVRPGRFDRVITLALPALGARRAILGLHARGKRLDPSVDLDAVARSTQGMSGADLANLLNEAALLAARRGDRSVTPELVERAAERVVLGITASRRLTESDRRVIAYHEAGHALVRRALPGCPSPRKVSIVARGDTLGAVWNDASDSPLRTREAMLDDMAALLGGRLAEELVFGEPSSAAADDLARVDAVARQMVCILGMGDDLPRRVYLDAGVDGPPGRVSDHAAGAIDLAIGRLIEEATSRAVEVLRSSRPALDTVAAELVAQETISGAQLEELVARAGTDRDDRRSAPMHPQGAT, encoded by the coding sequence ATGGCACGACAGCGGAAGCCCACCTTCGCCAGGGCCAGGAGGCCCCGGGCAGGGCTGTGGGCGGCGCTGGCCATCGGCGTCCTCCTGGGGGCGTATGTGGCCGTCCTCGCCAACACCCGCCCCGACGTCGACGGCGATCGGCTCCGGTTCGACTCCTTCGTCGACCTGGTCACCGAAGAGCGGATCACGACCGCCACGATCCTCGACCAGGACGCGTTCGTCGTCGGCGACTACGTACGTGACGACGGAACCGCGGGCCAGTACAACACCCCCTACCTCAGGGACTCGCGAGAACGGCTCCTCGGCATCCTGCTCGACAACGGGGTCCCCACCACGATCGAGCAGCAGTTCGCCAAGAGCCTGCTCTATCCGGCGACGCTGCTCCTCCCTGCACTGATCGTCGTCGTCGTCTTCGTGTACCTCATCGTGTCGTACAGCCGGGGATCGGGGCTGTTCGCGATCCGGAGCGGGGCCCGGCGGTTGGGCTCGCAGTCCGCCACCGCACGCTTCTCCGACGTCGCCGGCCAGGACGACGCGATCGCGGAGCTTCGCGAGATCCGCGACTTCCTCGCGGAGCCCGGACGCTACGCCGCCCTGGGGGCGGCTGTCCCGAAGGGCATCCTGCTCTTCGGGCCACCGGGGTGCGGCAAGACACTGCTCGCACGGGCGGTCGCCGGAGAAGCGGGAGCCGCCTTCTACTCGATCTCCGGGTCGGACTTCGTCGAGCTGTACGTCGGCGTCGGCGCGGCTCGGGTGCGCGAGCTGTTCCGGGAGGCGAGGGAGAGCGCGCCGGCGATCGTCTTCATCGACGAGCTCGATTCCGTGGGTCGGCGGCGGGGCGGCGCCCCGGGGTCGGGCGAGGAGCAGGAGCAGGCCCTCAACCAGATCCTCTCGGAGATGGACGGCTTCTCCGTCGCCGACGGCGTCATCGTCATCGCCGCCACCAACCGTCCCGACGTACTCGACCCTGCGCTCCTGCGCCCGGGCCGCTTCGACCGGACCATCGGCCTCGACCGGCCTGACCAGGGAGGGCGGCTCACCATCCTCGAGCTCCACGCGCGCGGGAAGCCGCTCGACGCGTCGGTCGACCTCGACACCGTGGCCCGGCGCTCGGTGGGGCTCAACGGCGCCGACCTCGCCAGCGTCATGAACGAGGGTGCCCTCCTCGCCGCCAGAGCGGGACGGTCCGCCATCGTCCAGGACGACCTGGACGAGGCGCTCAGACGGATCCTCGACGCCCCCGAACGGCAGCGGCGGCTGTCCATGCGCTCGCGCGGCTTCGGCCGGGTGGACGGGCGCGGAGACCGCGTGACCTTCGCCGACGTCGCCGGCGTGGAGGAGGTCCTCGACGAGCTCGCCGAGGTGAGCGCCTACCTCACGGAACCGGAGCGCTACATCGCCATCGGCGCACGCCCGCCGAGGGGCTTCCTCCTGGTCGGGCCACCGGGTTGCGGCAAGACCCTCCTCGCCCGAGCGCTCGCGTCGGAGGCGAACGCCGCGTTCTTCTCCGTGGCCGCGACCGAGTTCGTGGAGGTGTTCGTCGGCGAGGGCGCGGGACGGGTGCGCGACCTGTTCGCCGAGGCACGCGCGCTGGCGCCGTCCATCGTGTTCCTCGACGAGATCGACGCCATCGGCGCCCGCCGCGGGGTGTCCGAGGGCCAGCGTGAGCGCGAGCAGACCCTGAACCAGATCCTCGTGGAGCTCGACGGCTTCGAGGCCAGGACCGGCGTGATCGTCATCGCGGCCTCGAATCGCCCGGAGATCCTCGACCCCGCGCTCGTGCGGCCCGGGCGGTTCGACCGCGTGATCACCCTCGCCCTTCCCGCGCTCGGTGCCCGTCGGGCCATCCTCGGGCTGCACGCCCGAGGAAAGCGCCTCGACCCATCCGTCGACCTCGACGCCGTCGCCCGGTCGACCCAGGGCATGTCCGGCGCCGACCTGGCCAACCTCCTGAACGAGGCGGCGCTCCTCGCCGCCCGGCGCGGCGACCGGTCGGTGACCCCCGAGCTGGTGGAACGGGCGGCGGAGCGGGTCGTGCTGGGCATCACCGCGAGCCGCCGGCTCACGGAGAGCGACCGACGGGTGATCGCATACCACGAGGCCGGCCATGCCCTCGTCCGTCGGGCGCTGCCCGGATGTCCCTCGCCGCGGAAGGTGTCAATCGTGGCCCGTGGCGACACGCTTGGCGCGGTGTGGAACGACGCGTCGGACTCGCCCCTCCGCACCAGGGAGGCGATGCTCGACGACATGGCGGCCCTCCTCGGGGGAAGGCTCGCCGAGGAGCTGGTCTTCGGCGAACCGAGCTCGGCGGCGGCCGACGACCTCGCCCGGGTGGACGCCGTCGCCCGCCAGATGGTCTGCATCCTCGGGATGGGTGACGACCTGCCCCGCCGGGTCTATCTCGACGCCGGAGTGGACGGCCCGCCGGGCAGGGTGTCCGATCACGCCGCAGGCGCCATCGACCTGGCGATCGGTCGACTGATCGAGGAGGCCACTTCGCGTGCCGTCGAGGTGTTGAGGTCCTCGCGGCCCGCCCTCGACACCGTCGCCGCCGAGCTCGTCGCCCAGGAGACCATATCGGGAGCGCAGCTCGAGGAGCTCGTGGCCCGTGCCGGCACGGATCGGGACGACCGACGGAGCGCGCCGATGCACCCGCAGGGCGCGACCTGA